Part of the Alphaproteobacteria bacterium genome is shown below.
CGGCGCGCTCGGTGCGCATCGACCTGCCGCCGTTCACCCTGGTCGGCGCCACCACGCGCTCGGGCCTGATGACGACGCCGCTGCGCGAGCGCTTCGGCATTCCCATGCGCATGGATTTCTACACCGCCGAGGAGCTCGAGACGATCGTGCGCCGTGCCGCGCGCGTGCTGAGGATCGAGATGACCGACGACGGCGCGGCCGAGATCGCCAAGCGCAGCCGCGGCACGCCGCGCGTCGCCAACCGCCTGCTGCGTCGCGTGCGCGACTTCGCCTCGGTCGCCGACCACGGCCTCGTCACCGCGACGATCGCCGACGCGGCGCTGAAGCGGCTCGAGGTCGATGCGCTGGGCCTCGACCTGATGGACCGCCGCTACCTCGGCTGCATCGCCGAGAAATACGGCGGCGGGCCGGTGGGCGTGGAGACCCTGTCGGCGGCGCTGTCGGAGGAACGCGACGTCATCGAGGACGTGATCGAGCCCTACCTGATGCAGCTCGGCCTGCTGATGCGCACGCCGCGCGGACGCATGCTGGCCGAAGGCGGCTGGAAGCATATCGGCCTGCCGGTGCCCAAATCGACGCGCGCCCAGCTCGACCTGCTCGACGGCGAGAACGGGTCGTGATCTCGGCTCCTTCCCTTCCCCCGGAGGGGGAAGGTGGCGCGCGTCAGCGCGACGGAAGGGGGATGTTGAAGACGGCCTCCTCTGTTCGTCTTCGACATCCCCCTTCCGCCCTTCGGGCACCTTCCTCCTCCGGGGGAAGGGAGCAGTGTTCATCATGACCCGTGCCCACGTCCTTCCGCTGCGCGTGTACTACGAGGACACCGACGCCGCCGGCATCGTCTATCACGCCAACTACCTGCGCTTCATGGAGCGCGGGCGCACCGAGTTCCTGCGCGAGCTCGGGCACGATCTTGCGGCGATGAGATCGGAGATCGGAATTAACTGGGCGGTGAAGCGGCTTGCCATCGAGTACATCGCGCCGGGACGGCTCGACGAGGCGCTGCAGGTGGTAACGACAGTCGAGGTTCTGCGCGGCGCGTCGGTCGAT
Proteins encoded:
- the ruvB gene encoding Holliday junction branch migration DNA helicase RuvB → MTAKDSDRLISRAKGEEDAAELKLRPQALDDFVGQKQVRENLKVFISAARARGEPLDHTLFHGPPGLGKTTLSQIVAKEMGAGFRATSGPVIAKAGDLASMLTNLERGDVFFIDEIHRLNPAVEEILYSAMEDFQLDIMIGEGPAARSVRIDLPPFTLVGATTRSGLMTTPLRERFGIPMRMDFYTAEELETIVRRAARVLRIEMTDDGAAEIAKRSRGTPRVANRLLRRVRDFASVADHGLVTATIADAALKRLEVDALGLDLMDRRYLGCIAEKYGGGPVGVETLSAALSEERDVIEDVIEPYLMQLGLLMRTPRGRMLAEGGWKHIGLPVPKSTRAQLDLLDGENGS
- the ybgC gene encoding tol-pal system-associated acyl-CoA thioesterase; this encodes MTRAHVLPLRVYYEDTDAAGIVYHANYLRFMERGRTEFLRELGHDLAAMRSEIGINWAVKRLAIEYIAPGRLDEALQVVTTVEVLRGASVDLRQQVKRGDTMLTDSTLTLVCMNAAGRPVRLPSDARTALGERAITSRSGEVTPD